A genomic stretch from Cytophagia bacterium CHB2 includes:
- a CDS encoding site-specific DNA-methyltransferase, producing MTETPGQSVHLIITSPPYWQLKDYGHEDQIGFNDSYEDYINNLNLVWKECYRVLHPGCRLCVNIGDQFARSVYYGRYKIIPIRTEIIKFCETIGFDYMGAIIWQKVTTTNTSGGATIMGSFPHPRNGIVKLDYEFILLFKKLGKSPKPTKEQKENSKMTTEEWNEYFHGHWNFPGEKQSQHLAAFPEELPKRLVRMFSFPGETVLDPFMGSGTTALAAHNFGRNSVGYEINREFLPVIKNRLGVDENSLFGSNDSVHVEIIEQKLPALDFAKLIAEQPYVFKDAVKFDKKIDPREQHFGSKISGKEEQKEKYYSVKQVEAPHLLELSSGLKIRLLGIKPLPGKEEAAIDFIQQLTAGQKVFLKFDELEFDEENRRWAYVYLKNKTFINMHLIKKNLCAVDAAIDFRFKNRMLNASEEILAAIE from the coding sequence ATGACGGAGACCCCCGGGCAATCGGTGCATCTCATCATCACCTCACCGCCGTATTGGCAGCTCAAAGATTACGGTCACGAAGATCAAATCGGTTTCAACGACAGTTATGAAGATTACATCAACAATTTGAATTTGGTTTGGAAAGAATGCTATCGTGTGTTGCATCCCGGCTGCCGGTTGTGCGTGAACATCGGCGATCAATTCGCGCGCTCGGTATATTACGGCCGTTATAAGATCATTCCGATTCGAACGGAGATCATCAAGTTTTGCGAGACTATCGGGTTTGATTACATGGGCGCGATCATCTGGCAAAAGGTAACCACAACCAACACCAGCGGCGGCGCCACCATCATGGGCTCGTTTCCGCATCCGCGCAACGGCATTGTCAAGCTCGATTATGAGTTCATTCTGCTTTTCAAGAAACTCGGCAAGTCGCCCAAGCCGACGAAAGAGCAAAAAGAAAATTCCAAGATGACCACGGAAGAATGGAACGAATATTTCCACGGCCATTGGAATTTTCCCGGCGAGAAGCAAAGCCAGCATCTCGCGGCGTTTCCGGAAGAATTGCCCAAACGCTTGGTTCGCATGTTTTCATTTCCGGGCGAGACTGTGCTCGATCCGTTCATGGGCAGCGGCACCACGGCATTGGCCGCGCACAATTTCGGGCGCAATTCGGTTGGGTATGAAATCAATCGGGAATTCTTGCCGGTTATAAAAAATCGCCTGGGCGTCGATGAGAATAGCCTGTTCGGGTCGAATGATTCGGTTCATGTGGAAATCATCGAGCAAAAACTCCCCGCGCTTGACTTTGCCAAGTTGATTGCCGAACAGCCGTACGTTTTTAAAGATGCCGTAAAGTTCGACAAGAAGATCGATCCGCGTGAACAGCATTTCGGTTCCAAGATCAGCGGCAAGGAAGAGCAGAAGGAAAAGTATTATTCGGTGAAACAGGTTGAAGCGCCGCATCTGCTCGAACTCAGCAGCGGCCTCAAGATTCGTTTGTTGGGGATTAAGCCGCTTCCGGGAAAGGAAGAAGCTGCCATTGACTTCATCCAGCAGCTTACGGCTGGCCAGAAAGTCTTTTTGAAATTTGATGAACTGGAATTTGATGAAGAAAACCGGCGTTGGGCTTATGTTTATTTGAAGAACAAGACGTTCATCAATATGCATCTCATCAAGAAAAATTTATGCGCGGTCGATGCCGCTATTGATTTTCGTTTCAAGAATCGCATGCTGAATGCCTCTGAAGAAATTCTCGCCGCAATAGAATAA
- a CDS encoding GAF domain-containing protein: MNDEDQYQRIQELFLLQRVAQRINAILDLDTLLEEVVNDVAQTFGYSRSAVLLKDDHTDELVIAAVRGWTINFHIKGERFKIGEYGMVGHVGATGETHYAPDVSVDPYYQVSEASTRSELDIPLKVRGRLIGVFNFQHHELNGFSTSRIQLLEALAGHIATAIENARLFQRERQEKERMARELEEARRVQLSLFPGRNPDLPSFEITGLCLPCSEVGGDWYDYIPLRDGRLALVLADVSGKGMAAALLMASTRSILRLFAERDLPPAEVLTQVNRVLIEDFPRAKFVTMIYAVVDPALRNIVFANAGHLPPLFVNATGSQFLKIDSGLPLGIQDVSFSEYRLAMPPESRLLFYSDGVSEAMNAAMEEFGARRIRDHMANPSASVQSLLDGVRAFAKDYPASDDRTLVLISGRA, encoded by the coding sequence ATGAACGACGAAGATCAATATCAGCGGATACAGGAACTTTTTTTGTTGCAGCGCGTCGCGCAGCGCATCAACGCGATTTTAGATCTGGATACTCTGTTGGAAGAAGTCGTCAACGACGTGGCGCAAACCTTCGGCTATTCGCGCTCAGCCGTGTTGCTGAAAGATGATCACACCGATGAACTGGTGATTGCGGCGGTGCGCGGCTGGACGATTAATTTTCATATCAAAGGTGAGCGCTTCAAGATCGGTGAATACGGCATGGTTGGACATGTCGGCGCAACGGGAGAGACGCATTATGCGCCGGATGTCAGCGTGGATCCTTATTACCAGGTGAGTGAAGCCTCAACCCGCTCGGAGCTTGACATTCCGCTGAAAGTTCGCGGGCGGCTGATTGGCGTCTTCAATTTTCAACATCACGAGTTAAACGGTTTTTCCACCAGCCGCATTCAGCTTCTGGAGGCTTTGGCGGGACATATCGCAACAGCGATCGAAAACGCCCGGCTGTTTCAACGCGAGCGCCAGGAAAAAGAGCGCATGGCAAGAGAGCTGGAGGAGGCGCGGCGCGTGCAGCTTTCGTTGTTCCCGGGCCGGAATCCAGATCTCCCCAGCTTTGAAATAACGGGGTTGTGTTTGCCCTGCAGCGAAGTCGGCGGCGATTGGTATGATTACATTCCTCTGCGCGACGGCCGCCTGGCGCTGGTTCTGGCGGATGTTTCGGGCAAGGGAATGGCCGCCGCGCTGTTGATGGCCTCGACGCGCAGCATTCTGCGGCTGTTTGCGGAAAGAGATTTGCCGCCCGCCGAAGTTCTGACGCAAGTCAATCGCGTGCTGATCGAAGATTTTCCGCGCGCCAAGTTTGTCACGATGATCTATGCGGTTGTTGATCCCGCGCTGCGAAACATTGTTTTTGCCAATGCCGGGCATCTCCCGCCTCTTTTTGTGAATGCCACCGGATCGCAATTTCTGAAAATCGATTCCGGGTTGCCCTTGGGCATTCAAGACGTTTCTTTTTCTGAATACCGGCTCGCTATGCCGCCGGAAAGTCGGCTCTTGTTCTATTCGGATGGCGTGAGTGAAGCCATGAACGCGGCGATGGAAGAGTTTGGCGCGCGGCGCATTCGAGATCACATGGCGAATCCTTCTGCCTCGGTGCAGAGTCTCTTGGACGGCGTGCGCGCGTTCGCGAAGGATTATCCCGCCTCAGATGATCGCACACTCGTCCTGATCAGCGGACGCGCATAA
- a CDS encoding winged helix DNA-binding domain-containing protein, whose protein sequence is MIPAIKSNQVAAFRLHRHHLAAHQPASLTMICQNVCGIQAQVMASAEMAIWARGHHHKQTDIQSALWNERSLVKTSCMRQTLHLLQTSDFLLYINALKRSRLAALHQIMSRFGITPKEAQAMTAAIVAALADGPQTQPELIQQILPKVGKKLKAYIKAAWSIQIFRAALVEGLICYGPPRGSKSTFIRVDQWLPPQKEIPETEAKQTLLRRYLRAYGPATARDFSRWSGITMAEVKPVWESLQEELREIQSEKQKNYILRDDYDALAQSNLNDHILRLLPAFDPYLLGHAGKDHLLDMRHYKRVYRAAGWITPSVLLNGKIVGVWSHTRNAVHAVLRLELFEKIAKKNQAQIAVEAASLADFWSTSCKIEFVK, encoded by the coding sequence ATGATTCCTGCGATCAAATCAAATCAAGTCGCGGCGTTTCGCTTGCATCGCCATCACCTTGCCGCTCATCAGCCGGCGAGCCTCACCATGATTTGTCAAAACGTCTGCGGCATACAAGCCCAGGTGATGGCGAGCGCGGAGATGGCGATCTGGGCGCGGGGGCATCATCACAAGCAAACGGATATTCAATCGGCGTTGTGGAACGAACGCAGCCTGGTCAAAACCTCGTGCATGCGGCAAACGCTGCATTTGTTGCAAACCTCCGATTTTTTGCTTTATATTAACGCGCTCAAACGCAGCCGGTTGGCAGCGCTGCACCAGATCATGTCGAGGTTCGGCATTACGCCCAAAGAAGCCCAGGCCATGACAGCGGCCATTGTCGCCGCGCTTGCGGACGGCCCACAGACACAACCCGAGTTGATCCAACAGATCCTGCCCAAAGTCGGCAAGAAGTTAAAAGCGTATATCAAGGCGGCGTGGAGCATTCAGATTTTTCGCGCGGCGCTGGTGGAAGGCTTGATTTGTTACGGCCCGCCGCGCGGCAGCAAGTCAACCTTTATTCGCGTCGATCAATGGCTGCCGCCGCAAAAAGAGATTCCCGAAACGGAAGCCAAGCAAACTCTGCTGCGCCGCTATCTTCGAGCTTACGGCCCGGCAACCGCGCGCGATTTTTCCCGCTGGTCGGGCATTACCATGGCAGAAGTCAAACCGGTTTGGGAGTCGCTGCAAGAAGAATTACGCGAAATTCAAAGCGAGAAGCAAAAAAATTACATTCTGCGTGACGATTATGATGCGCTTGCGCAAAGCAATTTAAATGATCACATACTGCGGCTGCTGCCCGCGTTCGATCCTTATTTGCTGGGGCACGCCGGGAAAGATCATTTGCTCGACATGCGGCATTACAAGCGCGTTTATCGCGCCGCGGGCTGGATTACACCCTCGGTGTTGTTGAACGGCAAAATTGTCGGCGTCTGGTCGCACACGCGCAACGCGGTTCACGCGGTGTTGCGCCTGGAGTTGTTCGAAAAAATTGCAAAAAAGAATCAGGCGCAGATCGCAGTTGAAGCAGCGAGTCTGGCAGATTTTTGGAGTACCTCGTGCAAAATCGAATTCGTCAAATAA
- a CDS encoding STAS domain-containing protein, producing MQKRIRRRSQLKQRVWQIFGVPRAKSNSSNKEKPAVTEIQVNLRLEDKLALIDLKGDVTSLAEKKIVSAYERALTQKLRDLILNFSEVGYINSAGMSIIITLLSRSQQQNVALKAFGLSPHFQKIFEMVGLLKYIPHFENEVEARASCANPA from the coding sequence TTGCAAAAAAGAATCAGGCGCAGATCGCAGTTGAAGCAGCGAGTCTGGCAGATTTTTGGAGTACCTCGTGCAAAATCGAATTCGTCAAATAAGGAAAAGCCTGCGGTGACAGAAATCCAAGTCAATCTCCGCCTGGAAGACAAGCTTGCGCTCATCGATCTTAAAGGCGATGTCACGAGCCTGGCGGAAAAGAAAATCGTTTCAGCGTATGAGCGCGCGCTGACGCAAAAGCTGCGCGACCTGATTCTCAATTTCAGTGAAGTGGGATATATCAACTCTGCGGGGATGTCGATCATCATCACCCTGCTAAGCCGCAGCCAGCAGCAAAATGTTGCGCTCAAGGCGTTCGGGCTGTCGCCCCATTTTCAGAAAATTTTCGAGATGGTCGGCTTGCTCAAATACATTCCACATTTTGAGAATGAGGTCGAGGCGCGCGCGAGCTGCGCGAACCCGGCTTGA
- a CDS encoding type II toxin-antitoxin system HicB family antitoxin, translated as MRQVIIYPGEDGYWVAECPSLPGCISQGKTRQEALLNIKEAIHGYIVALEEDGLPIPA; from the coding sequence ATGCGACAAGTCATCATTTATCCCGGCGAAGATGGTTACTGGGTGGCAGAATGCCCGAGTTTGCCTGGTTGCATCAGCCAGGGCAAAACCAGACAAGAAGCCTTGCTCAATATCAAAGAAGCTATTCATGGATACATCGTGGCTCTTGAGGAGGACGGCCTCCCGATTCCTGCATAA
- a CDS encoding HAMP domain-containing protein, translating to MKIRSKLLLAVLLEIALTIVIVILWAYQGAQNELEQLARDLLRAQTDFAYAVCDRYNQRYGHPTDELKEQISAVRIAIDGYIVAIDNSDTADKGKLIIHPTDTGENLNNPRFPHIQKIINRIDQAGKPDRYSAYDEYHQETGARGRQGERKIVYYMYYKPWDWILLSSAYERDLFQSADVVRHRTVEAIAAVAILTVIIMTLSIRKILAPLRQLNQTSQEVANGRLDATFAIDSQDEIGELARSFNKMLQSLQHNLRITQEFEIARRMQMEMLPETPPNLPGLQLEAASLPATEVGGDFYDFITLGPHQLAIIVGDVSGKGVSSAMVVSAALSAIRFAAEGHKAPAEILGLANRRLSVDLQRGMFVAAFCGILDLARGRLLYANAGQTLPILYRNGEAMLLPSPEEGDRFPLGIRRQIDYGERHIDLAAGDMLVFYTDGIVDMMNGESEPYSFDRFRASVHRHAQELNNSVIPGLIKDAEKFSGSRDHSDDITLLVARFEGVPPAVRDEPENGKAPAALVFAENRGEVRLSIPSQHGYEKMAMQAAAELAQMLGFRAERVEDLRTAVAEACLNAIEHGNKLNQMNRLDVLLKPASNSLTVQVIDNGSGFALKPQHEISLERKISGEESTRGLGLFLIEKLMDHVEYKVLPELGHVTTLRMDKTDFEP from the coding sequence ATGAAAATCCGCTCCAAACTTCTGCTCGCCGTGCTGCTCGAAATCGCGCTGACCATCGTCATCGTGATTTTGTGGGCCTATCAAGGCGCGCAAAATGAATTGGAGCAACTGGCGCGCGACCTGCTGCGCGCGCAAACCGATTTTGCCTATGCCGTCTGCGACCGCTACAACCAACGCTACGGCCATCCCACCGATGAATTGAAGGAACAAATTAGCGCGGTGCGCATTGCCATCGATGGTTACATCGTCGCCATCGACAACTCCGACACCGCCGACAAGGGCAAGCTCATCATTCACCCGACCGACACGGGCGAGAACCTCAACAATCCGCGTTTCCCGCACATTCAAAAAATCATCAATCGCATCGATCAAGCCGGCAAGCCCGACCGCTATTCTGCTTACGACGAATATCATCAGGAAACCGGCGCGCGCGGCCGTCAGGGCGAGCGCAAGATCGTCTACTATATGTATTACAAACCGTGGGACTGGATCCTGCTCTCCTCCGCCTACGAGCGCGATCTCTTCCAAAGCGCGGACGTCGTGCGCCACCGCACCGTCGAGGCCATCGCCGCCGTGGCGATTCTCACGGTGATCATCATGACCCTGTCGATCCGCAAAATTCTCGCGCCGCTGCGGCAGTTGAATCAGACGAGCCAGGAGGTGGCCAACGGCCGGCTCGATGCCACCTTTGCGATCGACTCGCAGGACGAGATCGGCGAACTGGCGCGCTCCTTCAACAAGATGCTGCAATCGCTGCAGCACAATCTGCGCATCACGCAGGAATTCGAGATCGCGCGGCGCATGCAAATGGAAATGCTGCCCGAGACGCCGCCGAACCTGCCCGGCCTGCAGCTCGAAGCGGCCTCGCTGCCTGCCACCGAGGTCGGTGGCGATTTTTATGATTTCATCACGCTCGGGCCGCATCAACTTGCCATCATCGTCGGCGATGTGTCCGGCAAAGGCGTATCCAGCGCGATGGTGGTGAGCGCTGCGCTTTCCGCCATTCGCTTCGCGGCGGAGGGCCACAAAGCGCCCGCCGAAATTCTCGGCCTTGCCAATCGCCGTTTGTCGGTGGATTTGCAGCGCGGCATGTTCGTCGCAGCGTTCTGCGGCATTCTCGATTTGGCGCGCGGCCGTTTGCTTTACGCCAATGCCGGGCAAACCCTGCCGATTCTCTATCGCAACGGCGAGGCCATGCTGCTGCCCTCGCCGGAAGAGGGCGATCGCTTTCCGCTCGGCATTCGCCGGCAGATCGACTACGGCGAGCGGCATATCGATCTTGCTGCCGGCGATATGCTGGTGTTTTACACCGACGGCATCGTGGATATGATGAATGGCGAGAGCGAGCCGTACAGCTTTGATCGTTTTCGCGCCTCGGTGCATCGGCACGCGCAGGAGTTGAACAACAGCGTCATTCCCGGGTTGATCAAAGATGCGGAAAAATTTTCCGGCAGCCGCGATCATTCGGATGACATCACATTGCTCGTTGCCAGGTTTGAGGGCGTTCCGCCAGCCGTTCGTGATGAACCTGAAAACGGCAAAGCGCCAGCGGCACTTGTATTCGCTGAAAACCGCGGCGAAGTGCGGCTCTCGATTCCCTCGCAACACGGGTATGAAAAAATGGCGATGCAAGCGGCGGCGGAGCTGGCGCAAATGCTCGGGTTTCGCGCCGAGCGCGTGGAAGACTTGCGCACTGCTGTGGCGGAAGCCTGCCTGAACGCCATTGAGCACGGCAACAAGCTGAATCAAATGAATCGCCTTGATGTCTTGCTCAAGCCCGCGAGCAACAGTCTCACGGTGCAGGTTATTGACAACGGCAGCGGCTTTGCGTTGAAACCCCAGCATGAGATCAGCCTCGAGCGCAAAATCAGCGGCGAAGAAAGCACACGCGGTCTGGGTTTGTTTTTGATCGAGAAATTGATGGATCATGTCGAGTATAAAGTTTTGCCGGAGCTGGGACACGTAACGACGCTGCGGATGGATAAAACTGATTTCGAGCCATGA